GTCTTCAAGAGCATAGTCAGATAGCTGCTAGAGGCAGAATGGTCTGGATGTTatcagaggtgcatgacaggcaggaTGTACCCtccacaaggaggctacttgtctctatgGCCAGGTCGGGCCTCagtgtcttcaagagcacagtcagatAGCTGCTAGAGGCAGAATGGTCTGgatgttgtcagaggtgcatgacaggcaggaTGTACCCtccacaaggaggctacttgagttgtctctatggccaggtcgggcctgtcttcaagagcacagtcagatAGCTGCTAGAGGCAGAAGGGTCTGGATGTCGTtagaggtgcatgacaggcaggaTGTACCCtccacaaggaggctacttgagttgtTTCTATGGCCTGGTTGCATTGGCCTTTCATCAAGTGCACAGTGAGATAGCTGCTAGAGGCAGAAGGGTCTGGATGTTGTCAGAagtgcatgacaggcaggttgtacccttcacaggaggctaattgagTCTCTATGGCCAGTTTGCATTGGCCTTTCATCAAGAACACTGCGAGACAGAACAGAAGCTCGAAAAATAGCCGAATAGTCCTGATGTTCCAGGTATCAGATACCACCGCTGGTACAGGAGATACTTGGCTGGGCCTGTCCAAGAGCAAATACAGCGAGATAAAAGCTGTACTGAAGGCAGGGTGGTCCAGACGGAGATTTGTTACAACTGCACAAGTTATTACGAGACATCTTGACATGTCACTTTCTATCCTGAAGAAGTTATGCACGTCACATCCACACCTCAGCAATAACGAACTTACCCGAAATGCCACATACTGTGAGGAACTAAGAAACGTCACAACATGTCCTCGACTGGAAAAGACATaatgacaagtcacaaccagagaggCGATAGCAATACGTCCAGGAGCAGCAATCAAAGATGACAATTCCATTGTGCCGGCAGTTCAACTGGCATGACCAGAAGATAATGGAGACCATTATTTTCATATCTCCTGCAGATGCAAGAGACTTGGAAACTGATGATGTTCTCAAATAAAGGGAATAAGTCAGACTTGTgatcatattttgtttattGATATACATTAGTCTGGCCAAGAGATCATCACATCTTAATTACCATTGCCTTGTCaataaaatgaattgaaataacAACCCAGCACCACCAACACCATTGAGAAATCTGCTTGCTGGTCCCCCTCCCAACAGAACTGTGTCACTACCATTTCAGAACTGAGCATGAATGCATCAACACCACAAGTATTACATCATGGGCCCTATGATAAGGTGCCAGTATTTTGATTATCCTTGAATGCTTTCCTGTAACACTGTAGTTCCATGACTAGTAGATCGCAAATCAGTCTTTATTATGAAAAGCCTCTATGCCTCCTGTTTAGCCTGTCCTTTTTGGGCAAACCATTCGTCACTTTTATCAGCTGCAAGGGCCTGAAATCACAATAAGATCAAAATATGAAAGCAACTGGAGAATTGACAGATATCATTTTGgtgtaaaatattttgtaatcaCAGCAGATTCAAAAGTTCATCCTCATCAGCATTGCAGGGCCAAAATAGGAGACAATTAATGCTTTTGATATAGTCGAAATGGAATCTCTGCATGTTGTGCtaaagtcacaaccaactcTTTCTCTAGTCACAACCAGCTTTATAATCTATGGTCACAACCAGCTTATTCGATACCTGCTACTACACGTAGCTCATTCTAGTGTCAACTGTCCCCAGGGGAAACACCACAGTTGCCAGAAGACAACATATCACTACCAACTCACACCTACCTTATCTAAGAGTTCATCAGCAGCAGGATCCACCTGACTGAGCTCACGGAATGCTTCATCCCCAACAAAACATATCTCATGGCCATCCTGTCAAAAAATAAATCAATTAGTGTCTTAACAGTTTTAGTTTTGGCTTACATCAATGACAGTACAGGTTATCTTAGAGGGAATCTTCGGACTTGACAGTTTATCCAACTCTagtctatcctgaaacctttcagttgaACTCAATGACctactcagatgagctgctcaatcagtttATCTAACTTTACTTGGAACACCACTTGACTTGGCATAaaactgaaatgtacatgtagttgattatACATACCGGATCTGCTAGAATGACCACTTCCACAGTAGCTTTCCCAGGGGTATCTAAACTGACTAGAGGCATAATGATTGTGTTCCCACTCTCTTTCATAGCCTTCTCAATACTGGGAAGCTGAAGATATAACAGAATTGAAATTTAACCAACTTTTGGGCAAATTGGAGACATTCATGTCGAGGCAAAAGGGGTGGTCAGATATGGCTTCAGTCATGCAGGACTAAGCATGATTGTCTTCACAGAAATGGGAGGCATTGCAATCCAAATGGCACTTAGTTTTGTTGATTTAAGAATGAAAAATTACCTCAACTGGTTCCGAAGGACATGATATCATTGAGAAATGCTTGCTAAAACGCTACCTAGTATCTCACACACCAAATGAACACACTTACCTCTTCTCTCGGGCAAGCAAAGGCGATTCTTCCAAACGCTTTGGCATGGTCCACAGGCCCTTTGATGTCAAACAGCTCTAATTTGCACTGAAATAGAGATGGATTAACATACACTTTTTAAGTACAGTCATTTTGTCCATCACTATCAAATGCAAAGCTTAATGACCATCACTAGTTTCTGCTTAACAGACATTACCGCGTGTTAGatctcaaaattgcaaaaaGTTTCTCATAGCACCTGTAAATTGAATTGATCCATACCTGTGAGTCTGAATACCCCAATGTGACTGAGTTTTCCTTTTGATCATAAATTTTCATCCCAAGAAGACCATTCCAGTATGCTGAAAAGAGTATAAACttttaaaaatgataaatatcaaTCTGCATTGTGGCATATTGGCCACAGTCGTGGCACTATCTCTAAATTGAATGAACTGATAATTCTAACATAGTTGATGTTTATCAGATGTTGACACCAATTTTCCTGTGATTGCCCTATATATCTGTACATACACTTTCATATGGCACTCAACAAAGGTTACACTGTGAGAGAGAAAGCCGGTCAAGTCATACCTATGGATCTTTTGAGATCTGAGCAAGCCAAAGACACCATCTTGACAGGATCTGAAATAAGAGGCACTCTCGTTTGATACAGGGTTATTGGAAAAAGGACTTATTGTTCTTGTTAAAGACAGCCAGAGGACACTGGTTGGATATCTGACTAGAATTAACTCTTGAGAAGAACCAATACTAGAAACTTTTGCTGCTGAAAAGTACTTATTTTGGATGAAATATTCTTCGAAATGtgcatcaaatcaaattttatacTGAAAGAGAAAACTCTACAATATGCAAGAAGTATATTTACCTCCAGCCGAGTTTTCCGGATGCAGGACATATCTGTAACCACCAGGTGCTTCCACTGTGTAAACACCACCTTCCTCTGTCGCTGGCCACTTCCCAGCTTTCACATTTTCTATGGCTTGTTTACTGTGTACTGTTAAACCCTACAAGGACagccaatatttcaaaatgctgAACTAAATGGTGAAATAGTTTTTGTTATTGCATTATTTTTTGGACGATCAAGTGTCTTTGACAGCTAGTATAACCTCAGTTATAAAAGATAACAAAGTTTATACATATGAAATCAGCGAAGTTAAGAACAAGTTAACAGTTTGTAACTGTCAGTTGTTGCAGGGTCTTTCAATTTACCCAGTTTAGCAGCTGAATTACTGAATCAAGAATACATAACAAGTCCTGATGACCTACTCTAAAAtcggttccaagcttgtagctTCCCAAGCCGTAATTGTAAGTCAACTCCACAACAAAATGGTCGTCCTCTGCTCCATAGCCTACCATGGATTTACTCCATTTGCCATCATAAGGTCTGCAAATAAACAGTAAGGACATTTGATTGGAATCACTTCAGCCAGCCAATTTGATATCTGTTCTGATCCACGACataatttctttatttcaatgccttccCTGAACCGAGGGAAGTTTCAATGCTTATCTTCAGTCCTGTAAGTCAACTGCAAATCAAATATCAGGGAATCTCGCCTTCAGGCAGTCAACTAAGTCCATGAGATACGAAATTCATCAAGTGGCTGCACTGCTAATTTTAAAAACAGACTCATTAACTCTCTCACCCATTGCAACTTGCTTTACATCCTTCTTCAAACTCTTCATGTCTCAGGAACTGCAATAACATGAAACAATAACATGCTTAATTCGATAGTTTTATATATGTTTACTGAAATTATCTAGACCTTCAAGTACAGCTCCTATCACTTTCAATACCTAAATACAATAGCAGTGCCGagtcaaagtcctcaaaggagtacAGTGGTTTTGATAAAGAGAGAGACCAGAGCCCCATATGGCAGTACACAGGGCATAACAATGGCAGAAAGAGGGAGCCAAAACAAAACCAATGTGTACACTCAGAACAAGTCAAAAGAAGGAGGCCTAAGCCGAGATCAAACAATGTCACTAAGAGAAAACGTGGCGACCCTTGTTTCTTGGTGAAATGCTTGAATtgtcagcaccaaaacaaacgTTTTTGaaattgtgtacatgtattttgatacacACTGTGAGTCTGTAGTGCATTATGTACACCACCAGTAAACAATGTATTCTCTTAGTGAACTTCTTGACTCCCCATTTTCAACGACCGAATATACCTTCATTCCTAAAATGTCACGATAAAACTTTGCTGTTAAATTACGGTCGCcaactttaaaaacaaaatgcaaTGCTCTGCGCGAAGTCATGGTGATTGTGATTGGTGTAAATGAGTCCTTTTTCGAGACGAAATTTTCAGAAAGAGCCCAGCACAGCAACGACCTCTATCGACAGACTTACCTTTGGTACTTCTGTCATACAACTTCCACTTCCTGCTTCTTCATTTTCTGTCACGTCATTTTgacttttcttaattttttgaCATAGGACATTTTTTTCAACGAATTTCTTCTTTAAAACGCTATGACAGAGATTTTTGACTGTCTTGTGATTGGTGCTGGCATAGAAGGCTCTTGCACAGCTTTTCAATTAGCAAGAAATGGCTTTAAAACGTTGCTTGTTGAGCAGGTAGGTAGGTTAGACAACATAACATATGTCAGATCCCCTGGCCCTGGCCCTAGGCCCTGCTGCTGCTGTCAGTGCTGGCCCAAGCCTAGTCAAGCTGGTGTCTTGGTTAGTTACATGAATTCATGATAAACATCATTAAATCACAACCTCTCCTAACTATGATATAGTCTCCAGACGGTTCCTAGGCAGGAGACCCGTGGCATGGCATACCATAGGCTACGGGCATAGGAAGACTGTTCTTGGACTTCAGGCTTTACATTTCAAGTGACAACACCattccttttcagttttacctgCCACACACAAGGGGGAGCAGTCATGGCCACTCCCGTATCATAAGGAAGGCATATGATAAGGAGATCTACACAAACATGATGAAGGAGGCATATAGTTGGTGGGAAAGTATTGAACGCCAAGTCGGAAAGCCAATGCTCAGGTATAAGAGTTTGCTTCTTGCTTCAAAGGAATGCATAAAGTCAGGAATTTTGTTGACATAATGAACAGTCCTGTTGTCCATATTACGAGTGACTATCATGGTTGTCAGCACCATATGCCAGCCTTGAGAGTGGAGTATACTTGGCTTATTGAGGTTGATTGTAGGATGCTTTAAGGACCCCGGGCCGTGTGCAGTTGTCCCCGTCATAAAGACCAAACAACTAAATATAAATGCATTGGCATTAATTTGCGTTTTGAGTAGACTTTTGGATAAATCCCTTAAGCTCCCTTTGCACTGCAAAATGTGTTCCTGTACCCTGTGAATATTatcttttcaggaaatgtggatTGGTCTACTGTGGTGACAAAGATATACCAGAAATGAAGAACCTGCCAAATCTTCTGACCAAATACGGGGTCACACACAAGGTGTATCAGAATGCCAGGGAACTTAGTCAAGATTACCCAATGTTTCAATTCGGGGACAGTTTAGCTTTTGTTTTGGAGAAAGAGGCTGGCATGCTAAGGTCTGATAACTGTCTTGCCGGTGTCCAGGTACCGTttctcaactacttcattcttaaagaaaataatttctCCCCTCGCGCTCATGCAAAGTTTGATTAAAGATCGTTTTCCTAAAGTCTTAACTAACCAGATTATGACAAGAGTAAAACACAACAatgacattttcatattttggtgATAGTCTAATGGACTacttattgattgattttgttatCATAATTGGGTCATCGACAAATCTCCACTTGGCATGTCAGTCAAAACTGGATTAAGCTGGTGTAGACCCAGATTTTGATTCCAGCTGACTGCCACTGGTCAACTGCCTCTCCATATTATAATCACTTTCCTATTTGTCATTTTTAGAAACTTTTTGTGAAGTTTGGTGGAAAGATCAATGACGGTACTAAAGTTGTTGAGATTATCCCAGGCCAGGTGGTGACAGTCAGGACGACCAATGGCTCCTATAAAGCAAAGAGTTTAGTCATTTGTGCAGGTCCTTGGGCAGGACAGCTATTGAAACCGCTTGGGCTTCATCTCCCCCTCAAGGTGATTATAGCAGAGGTTTAGGACATCACTTTTGAAGTTTAAAAGGCTAATGAGAACAATCTTAGGACACTTGACACTTCTTCAGGTGTGAGAAATATTTCATCAACTTCCAGTAGTCAGTAACTTTCCTGAAATCCTTTCAATCAAGTGCCTTTGGTCAAGAGAAACAGTTATGACCTAATTCACAATAAGACAATAGGAATGACAACATTGTCATCTAATTTTCAGCCGATAGCTGTAAATGTTGTTTATTGGAGGGAGAATTTGCACGGTATAGCTTCTGCTGATAAGAACCCCACATTCGTCATTAATGGTGACGAAGAATCTGAGCTTTCAGAACACTTTTACGGTCTGCCTGCAGATGAATATCCAAACCATTACAAAGTAAGTTTACCAAGAGAATGTGACAGGTGTATGTCACAGCCAGGTGAGCACAGCAATATCAAAGATCCTACAGCTTCATTTTTCTGCTGTCTCGAGATGAACAAACATTCTTGATTAACCCTCAAGCACCACTGGGGTGTTAGCATGGACCCTCCTACAGCAAGGAGGCTAGGATGGAGATTGGACTACAAGATCCTTCCTCCTTACAGGCTTTTGGAGGATTTCGTAGTTAAAAAACCCTCAAAATTCTCAGATTGTCAGA
This is a stretch of genomic DNA from Lineus longissimus chromosome 2, tnLinLong1.2, whole genome shotgun sequence. It encodes these proteins:
- the LOC135501331 gene encoding glyoxalase domain-containing protein 4-like produces the protein MTSRRALHFVFKVGDRNLTAKFYRDILGMKFLRHEEFEEGCKASCNGPYDGKWSKSMVGYGAEDDHFVVELTYNYGLGSYKLGTDFRGLTVHSKQAIENVKAGKWPATEEGGVYTVEAPGGYRYVLHPENSAGDPVKMVSLACSDLKRSIAYWNGLLGMKIYDQKENSVTLGYSDSQCKLELFDIKGPVDHAKAFGRIAFACPREELPSIEKAMKESGNTIIMPLVSLDTPGKATVEVVILADPDGHEICFVGDEAFRELSQVDPAADELLDKALAADKSDEWFAQKGQAKQEA
- the LOC135501314 gene encoding peroxisomal sarcosine oxidase-like, translating into MTEIFDCLVIGAGIEGSCTAFQLARNGFKTLLVEQFYLPHTRGSSHGHSRIIRKAYDKEIYTNMMKEAYSWWESIERQVGKPMLRKCGLVYCGDKDIPEMKNLPNLLTKYGVTHKVYQNARELSQDYPMFQFGDSLAFVLEKEAGMLRSDNCLAGVQKLFVKFGGKINDGTKVVEIIPGQVVTVRTTNGSYKAKSLVICAGPWAGQLLKPLGLHLPLKPIAVNVVYWRENLHGIASADKNPTFVINGDEESELSEHFYGLPADEYPNHYKFCYHSGPVVDPDDRDADKHRSINDMILKDMIRFVNAHFPTLEPKPSIVERCMYTNTPDSDFILDTHPHWKNIVIGAGFSGHGFKMAPVVGKVLMELAVGRQPSYDLSTFAIRRFDSKAKL